The genome window TCCCTTAATGAAGCCTCTACCTTTGTTCGTGTGATCGAAGAGCGGCAAGATACCAAAATTGGCTGTATCGAAGAGGTCGCCTACTACTCCAAGTTTATCACTAGTGAACAGCTCATGGGGTTAGCTGAGAAATACGCCAAATCCGGATACGGCGATTATCTTAAGCGTGTTGCCACACTTTAGGGGCTCGAACTAAAAACTATACACTCGAACAACTGCTTCGCAGTTCACATGAAACGAATTAACGTAACAGAACCTTTCCTCCCTCCCTTTGAAGAATACGTAGAGTATCTCAAAGGGATTTGGGAGCGCAATTGGCTGACAAACCAAGGGCCGCTGGTTCAAGAGTTTGAGCAAAAGCTTCAAGCCTATCATTCGCTGTCAACACCAGTGCATTGCGTGACTAATGGAGCACTTGGGTTGCAGATCGCACTCAAAGCGCTCGATGTAAAAGGGGAGGTGGTCACCACACCGTTTTCCTACGTTGCGACGACAGCTTGCCCGTTATGGGAAGGCTGCACAGTCAAGTTTGCCGATATCGAACCCGATACACTGACAATTGACCCGCAAGCGGTTGAAGCTGAGATCACTTCAGAAACGGAAGCAATTCTTGCGACACACGTGTTTGGCAACCCCTGCGATGTCGAGGCACTTGATGCGCTCGGGGCAAAACATGGATTGGCGGTTATTTATGATGCAGCACATGCTTTTGGTGTGACTTACAAAGGAAAGAGTATTTTGGAATATGGCGATGCCTCTATGGTTAGCCTGCATGCCACGAAGTTGATGCACGCCGTTGAAGGCGGCTTTATCGTCGCCAAAGACTCTGCGGTTTCCGAGAAGATGGAGTGGATGCGTCGCTTCGGGCATAAAGGCACGGAGGCGTTTCATGGCGTCGGCACCAATGCAAAAATGAGTGAGTTACACGCTGCCATGGGCTTGTGTAATTTAAATCATGTCGAGGAGATTCTAGGTAATCGAAAGGCGGTTTGCGATGCCTTCGATAGGGCCTTCAGCTTTCAGCCCTCAAGTCTTCGAGCTCTTGTTTATCGTCAGGGGGCATCCAGAAACTATTCTTATTACCCTGTAATCTTTGAGTCTGAAGCAAAACTACTGAAGGCCATGGGAAAAATGAACGATTCCGGGATCTTTGCCCGTCGCTATTTTTACCCGAGCTTGGAGCACGTGCTGACTTCGATGGTGGGAGAAGTCACCGAGGTATCTAGAAATATAGCAAGTCGGATCGCTTGTCTTCCTCTTTCGGCGACTCAAGAGCAGGCGACAACTGAAGAGATTCTTTCAATACTTTTAGCAGAATAAAAAATCAATGAACCCAATTAAAGAAATTCCATTCGGGCGCTACTTCGAAGATTTTGGAGCAGGCGCGATTTATCATCACAGTGTGCGTAAAACCATTACCGAGAGTGATAATAACCTATTTAGTTTACTCACGATGAATCACCATCCGGTTCATCTTGATCAGCAGTATGCGGAGCAGGCGCAGCATGGTCAGGTGTTAGTCGTTGGCACACTGGTCTTTTCACTGGTGGTTGGCTTGACAGTTGCGGATATCAGTGGTCGGGCAGTGGCAAACCTCATGTATGAAGCTGTAAATCACGATGGCCCTGTGCACCTCGGAGATACGATTCATGCGGAAACCGAGGTCCTAGAGATGCGTGAAACGAATAGCCGCAATGATCGCGGCATTGTTTATGTCGAGACGCGCGCCTTTAATCAGAAGGATGAACGTGTGCTGACTTTTCGTCGCCGTGTGTTAGTGCCTAAGCGCAATGTTTGATCGCTCTTATCATTTCATCCCAGCGAATCGGCCGAAGCTGTTTGATCGAACCGACTCTTTGGGGGCGGATGTGTATGTCTTCGATCTGGAAGATGCCGTTTCGCGCGACGAAAAGCCGGCGGCTTTGGCTTCATTTGAAGCATGGGTGGGGAAACAAGAAGATTTAAGTAAAGTTTTCATTCGGTTGAATGGTTGTGACGATTCTCTTGCGGCGTCCGAACGAATCTTGATTGGAAAATACCCGCAATTGGGGGTCGTCTTGCCAAAGGTTACCTCTGCCAAAGCGTTAACACAGTCTGTCGATTTTTACCGATTTGATCGCTCTCGCCGTATTATCGGGCTGATTGAAGATGCTGCTGGGCTCAACGCATTAGATGCAATCCTTGAACTCAAAGTTTTGCGGGCGGTGGGGCTTGGATTGGAAGATTTTCTCAGTCATTCCATCTTTGAAACTTCACAGCTGGAAAAACTGGTCGATCACATCCGAAGTAAGATTGCACTGGCCGCATTGGCCTATGGGATTGACGCCATTGATACGATTTCCACCGATATCATCGGTGGGCCGCAATTGAAGTCTGATATCAACGATGCCCGATCGGCAGGTTTTAATGGGAAATTCTCCATACATCCGAGTCAAATTAGTCCGATTAATAAGGGATTTTCTCCTTCTGAAGCGGTTTTAAATAAAGCGGCTTCGATCACTGAAAATTGTAATTCTACGGATATCGAATCCGGCTATTTAAAAATCGCCGGAGAGATCATCTCGCCCCCGAAACTCAAGAAACTTCAAACCATTCAGCAATTTAGCGATCATCATGGACTTACAAGATAACAAGGAAACACGAGGTAGTTTACGTAGCGCGATGTTTGTGCCCGGCTTCACGCGTAAATTTCTCGATAAAGCCGTCAGTTTTCGTGCGGACGCGCTCTTACTTGATTTGGAAGATTCTGTGCCTGAACCCTGTAAAGATGACGCCCGAACATACATACGGGAATACTTGGATCAAAACAAATTTCCGCAGCAGACATTCATTCGCGTGAATGACATTGAGTCCGGATTGTTGACGAAGGATTTGGACGCCACTATTCATGAAAACACAACTGGTTTCATGTTTACCAAAGTGCGGGATGAGAACGATATTATCTATTTCGATAAGCTGCTGACTCAGTATGAGCACGACCACGGATTCCCTGTTGGAAAATTCAAAATGCTTCCATTGATTGAAATGGGCTCCGCGATTCTACGTGCTCATCAGATTGCGACCGCTTCTACACGTATGATCGGCCTCGCATTTGGTGGAGAGGATTACCTGACCGATTTGGATGGTCTGCACAAAGAGCACGGCACAAGTTTGATCGTGCCACGCTCCTTAATTGTGATTGCGGCTCGCTCTGCACACATGGACGTGCTCGATACGCCGTTTCTTGATA of Lentimonas sp. CC4 contains these proteins:
- a CDS encoding DegT/DnrJ/EryC1/StrS family aminotransferase; this translates as MKRINVTEPFLPPFEEYVEYLKGIWERNWLTNQGPLVQEFEQKLQAYHSLSTPVHCVTNGALGLQIALKALDVKGEVVTTPFSYVATTACPLWEGCTVKFADIEPDTLTIDPQAVEAEITSETEAILATHVFGNPCDVEALDALGAKHGLAVIYDAAHAFGVTYKGKSILEYGDASMVSLHATKLMHAVEGGFIVAKDSAVSEKMEWMRRFGHKGTEAFHGVGTNAKMSELHAAMGLCNLNHVEEILGNRKAVCDAFDRAFSFQPSSLRALVYRQGASRNYSYYPVIFESEAKLLKAMGKMNDSGIFARRYFYPSLEHVLTSMVGEVTEVSRNIASRIACLPLSATQEQATTEEILSILLAE
- a CDS encoding CoA ester lyase → MDLQDNKETRGSLRSAMFVPGFTRKFLDKAVSFRADALLLDLEDSVPEPCKDDARTYIREYLDQNKFPQQTFIRVNDIESGLLTKDLDATIHENTTGFMFTKVRDENDIIYFDKLLTQYEHDHGFPVGKFKMLPLIEMGSAILRAHQIATASTRMIGLAFGGEDYLTDLDGLHKEHGTSLIVPRSLIVIAARSAHMDVLDTPFLDIRNPEGFRREVEQARELGFSGQLLLHPTQIDVANEVFSPSEEDISEAKRIMDAIRESSEKGQGTTLLDGKLVGPPMWKRATKVLAKAERIALAQRGHMK
- a CDS encoding MaoC family dehydratase, with the protein product MNPIKEIPFGRYFEDFGAGAIYHHSVRKTITESDNNLFSLLTMNHHPVHLDQQYAEQAQHGQVLVVGTLVFSLVVGLTVADISGRAVANLMYEAVNHDGPVHLGDTIHAETEVLEMRETNSRNDRGIVYVETRAFNQKDERVLTFRRRVLVPKRNV
- a CDS encoding aldolase/citrate lyase family protein, whose amino-acid sequence is MFDRSYHFIPANRPKLFDRTDSLGADVYVFDLEDAVSRDEKPAALASFEAWVGKQEDLSKVFIRLNGCDDSLAASERILIGKYPQLGVVLPKVTSAKALTQSVDFYRFDRSRRIIGLIEDAAGLNALDAILELKVLRAVGLGLEDFLSHSIFETSQLEKLVDHIRSKIALAALAYGIDAIDTISTDIIGGPQLKSDINDARSAGFNGKFSIHPSQISPINKGFSPSEAVLNKAASITENCNSTDIESGYLKIAGEIISPPKLKKLQTIQQFSDHHGLTR